From the genome of Azospira restricta, one region includes:
- a CDS encoding cytochrome c-type biogenesis protein, whose protein sequence is MRNWFAAIFLTLAAAGVGAAEAVPAAADPVLEARVQKLAEELRCLVCQNQNLADSHAELAIDLKNQVREMLKQGKSDKEIADYMVQRYGDFVLYRPPVKTTTLLLWGGPFVLFAGGLGVLFFNLRRRRNVGAAPLSQAEHAAALRLLEEKKEGA, encoded by the coding sequence GTGCGTAACTGGTTTGCTGCGATTTTCCTGACCCTGGCCGCGGCCGGCGTCGGTGCTGCGGAGGCCGTGCCGGCCGCCGCCGACCCGGTGCTCGAGGCGCGCGTGCAGAAGCTCGCCGAGGAGCTGCGCTGCCTGGTCTGCCAGAACCAGAACCTGGCCGACTCGCACGCCGAGCTGGCGATCGACCTGAAGAACCAGGTGCGCGAGATGCTGAAGCAGGGCAAGTCGGACAAGGAGATCGCCGACTACATGGTCCAGCGCTACGGCGACTTCGTGCTCTACCGGCCGCCGGTGAAGACGACCACGCTGCTGTTGTGGGGCGGGCCGTTCGTGCTTTTCGCCGGCGGCCTGGGCGTGCTCTTTTTCAACCTCCGGCGCCGGCGCAATGTTGGCGCGGCGCCGCTGTCGCAGGCCGAGCACGCCGCCGCGCTGCGCCTGCTCGAAGAAAAGAAGGAGGGCGCATGA
- a CDS encoding DsbE family thiol:disulfide interchange protein, with protein sequence MRRFLLPLGIFIVLVGFLAVGLRLNPREVPSPFIGKPAPAFSVPQLHAAEHSIAPADMLGKVWLLNVWASWCVSCRQEHPVLMDLAARKLVPIVGLDYKDERAAGIAWLREHGDPYLLSAYDRDGRIGIDYGVYGVPETFVVDKAGVIRYKHIGPLTQKAVDEKIVPLVKELNGA encoded by the coding sequence ATGCGACGCTTCCTGCTGCCGCTCGGCATCTTCATCGTCCTCGTCGGCTTTCTCGCGGTCGGCCTGCGGCTGAATCCGCGCGAGGTGCCGTCGCCGTTCATCGGCAAGCCGGCGCCGGCCTTCTCGGTGCCACAGCTGCACGCCGCCGAGCACAGCATCGCGCCCGCCGACATGCTCGGCAAGGTCTGGCTGCTCAACGTCTGGGCCTCATGGTGCGTGTCCTGCCGCCAGGAGCACCCGGTGCTGATGGATCTGGCGGCGCGCAAGCTGGTGCCGATCGTCGGCCTCGACTACAAGGACGAGCGCGCTGCCGGCATCGCCTGGCTGCGCGAACACGGCGACCCCTACCTGCTGTCGGCCTACGACCGCGACGGCCGCATCGGCATCGACTACGGCGTCTACGGCGTTCCCGAGACCTTCGTCGTCGACAAGGCGGGGGTCATCCGCTACAAGCATATCGGGCCGCTGACGCAGAAGGCGGTCGACGAAAAAATTGTGCCGCTGGTAAAGGAGCTGAACGGTGCGTAA